The nucleotide sequence TACATGCGACTCCACTAACATAGATCAAACCTGTGTAAGGCCacacttcaaaaaaaataagtaaataaaccatCCTGAGTTAGTCATCAAGAATTCCATGAAGTCAATAGGTTGTCCTTTGTACAAAAAGCCATTTAAATCTGATTACTTCATTCTGCAGTTTTTCGTTTGTTTGCTTGGAATCTTCCAAGGAGGACAGCGTTTCGATCTTCTCTTTGGTCATCTGTTCCATTATCTGCATGGCATCTTCAGCGGTTTGAGCGGCCTAAGTGTGAGAAAGCAGTGTGAGAAATGAGGGCACCCCTCAGCAACCTGGGAGGGGGTGACTAATGCTCAGGCCACAAGGCTCAGGATCTGTGTGGTGAAGGGAATCACACAGAGACGGTGAGCCGGTAACCAACCCCATGCCAAGACAGACAGACCAAGACGAACAAGCAGAACAAAGTTATAGACACTTTCTGTGCCATTTTTCAACAAGCCAAACTGAAATGTGCAATTTACCTATTTTCAGATCCCTATAAACCTACGCCTTCTAAGTTCTGAGTTCCACTGACAATGGTGTTCATCACTCTGACTTATGTTTGAGAGAAATGTTCACTGATAAGAAAGGTTTACATCCTTCTGTGGCCAAATTTCCTCTTAATCATATTTACTGTTAgaagtttaaaatattcttcttgCTATCTCGAATTTGGGGCTTTTGAAATCACTTGGAATTTCGGTTGGgaacttttcaaataaaaatggaaattatttggGCGGTTCCAGTGTTTAAGGCTCAAGCGTTTAATGAGAAGCACTGAATGACCAAGTCCATGAGAAGCTGTAGGCAATGAATACAAGCATGTCTgtgaataaaaaagataatatacACATGGAAACAAATCTTTAGTTGAtatactattgaaaaaaaaatcacagaagtgaATTAAAATCTTTTAAGACACTTGCTTACAATTTCCTGTGGTCTAATTCAGCTTGTGAGAATTCTGCCTTTATACCTTCCAGGTAACTGGAGGGAAGATTTATGAAACAATTAAAGCCACAGAGAAGATACTATATTTTAGCATGTGACCATTTTACCATTGTTCTTAAGCCTTTAAGAACTATGGTTGCCCTTTCAGAAAAATTCTCCCTAAATTAAAAAACATCTATCCTTTTTATTCACAGTTTGCAATCTTTTCTAATGGAGAGAGATGACAGCAATTAGACATCTGGTAAACACTTGCCCTTTCAGGTGGTGACAAACAGCTTGAGATATCTGACCAAGTTATTAAATGGGGTGCGTTTCCTTCTTTGGAAATGAAGGCACGTTCCCTCAGCCACTACAGGGTTAGTGAACAAGGTTAAGGCGAGGGGCCCAATCCCTGAACCTCCCACTTTACCGTAAAGGACTGCAGAGTCTCGAGCTCTCTGATTTTTAGAGTGAGCTTGCTCTTGTCTTTCCTCAAAATACGGTTTTCGTTTTGAGACTCCAGGAGGTTGGCTGAGATGTGGCTGTTGATTTTGGCCAGCTGGCTGATCTCTTTCTGGAGGAAGAAGTAGCTTTCGGCcagcttctccttctccttcaggAGCTCGtccttttccagcatcatctcTCTTTTCTCGGCCAGGAGGTTCCTGTTGTCCTGCGTCACCTTGGCCTGCTCGGCCAGGGTTACCTCGTGGTTCAGCTGCAGGTCGCCCAGCATCTTGGTGAGGTAGTCGTGCAGTTCCTGCAGTTCCAACTTGGACTTGGACAAGGCAGCAAAGTCACTCTTCAGAGTCTCTATGTTGGCGGCCAGACGCGCCGTCTCTGCACTCAGGAGTTCCTTCTCCTTGATGATGTCAGCCACTTTCTGATCCGAGTTGGTCTTATCTCGGATGAGCGTGCAGTTTTCGGACTGGAGCTCCTGGGTGCAGGTTCTCAGCTTCTCCACCTCCTGCTCCAGAAGCGCCACCCTCCCGAGGAGCTTGTTGCTCTCGTACAAGGAGGACTCTTGGTCCTGCATCCTGGCTTCTTTCTCCAGCACCAGGGACTGTTGCATTGTGTGGATCTTCTCATTTAACTTCTGACATTCTTCTTGCAGATTCAAACCGTCCCTTAACAAGATGGTCTTTTCAGAACAGCAGGCCTTGAGTTCAGCATTTAaactctccttggcttgcagtaaGTCAGTGTGTTCTTTTTCTAGCATCTTTTTGGCGTTTTGGGCCTCTTTTAGCATCAGCGAGAGATCGCACTTGGTGGCTGTGAGCGcctggttttccttttctctctcttgaagTTCTTTCTTCAGAGCCTCGAGATTGCTGAGCAGTTTCATCTTCTCGTGCACAACGATTCTTCTGTTGGCTGACTCTTGATCATATTTCTTTCTAAGGTCTTCCATGGCCTTCTTGGAGTTCTCTCTTTCTACCAGTAACTCCCCATTCTGTATCTCCAGTACCGATTTTTCTTTCAAGAGGTTATCCTGCTGCTTTTTGAGCCTGGTGATTTTCTGACAAACCAGCTCCTTCTCAGAAGTGAGGTACGTGATCTTCTCATTCAGGTTCATCTCGATGTGGGCGGACTCTTCTGAGTATTTGCTCAGCTTTTCTGAGATGAGCCTATTTTCATTCAGCAGTTCTTCTTTCTCAGCCAAGAGCCTTCTCTCGGATGAGGTTAAGGTCTCTTTCTCGTGCAGAAGCTGAATGCACTCGGAGTCTGTGATCTCCCGGCTGGTCTTAATTTCTTCCAGCAGGTTTGTGAGGCTCATGTTCGTGGCCTGCAGTTGCAGAATCTCCAGCTCAGCCTTCCTCAGGGCCTTGCTGGCCTCCTCCAGCTGTGTGCGGAGCTCACCGGCTTCCGTGCTAAGCAGATGTTTAACCTGGAGGGCAGTCTCCAGACTGGTGTTCAGCTTTTCCTGATCTTGAAGCAGCATGTCCTTCTCGAACTGCAGGTCTTTGCTGCTCTGAAGAAGATGATCTCTTTCGACCTTTAGAGCTATACACATGTTGTCAAGACCTGACTGTTTCTCCAAAGTTGACTTTTTCTCTATTGTGAGATCCTCGATCTCCTGCACCAAGCTCTTCTGATCTTTGACCAGCTCCTCGTAGGAGCTCTGAAGCTGCTGAATAATTTCATCTTTATCTTTAGCCAATGCGAGGTTTTCAGTGACCAGCTTCTTGATACGATTCTCCAGGCGGTCTTTTTCTTCCCGACACTTCTGAGACTCGACCATTAGAATATCTTTGCTGAACTGCAGTTCCTTTGTGAATGCCTGCAAGCTTGCTTCGGAAGCCTGCAAAGACTCGTTTTCTGTATTTATCTTCAAGAGTTCCTCCTGTGCGATATCAATCTCTTTCagtaatttctctctctccacagcCAAAGCTGCTTTATCGAGTTGTTCTTGCTGATAAAGCTTTTCAGTATCTTGCTTTTCTTCCCAGACTTTCTCCTTTTCTAAATTAAGAGTTTCATTTACTGACCAGAGCTTCTGTTGGTCCTCCTGAAGTAAAGTTATTTTGGCCTCCAGCTCTACAAGTTTAGACAGAAGTGAACCTTTTTCTAACTTTAAAGCATTCCCCTCCTGGGTAAGAAGCTGCTTCTCTGATTTCAGACCCCTCAGCTCTTCTGACATTAGTTCAATTTCTCTTTGGGCTGATGTTAATAAGTAAGTTAGCGACTACAGAGacaaaagatggaaagaatggaaacaaaatgaaatcaaGCAGACAAATGCAAGCCCGAATAACTTAACATAACCTAAGTCAtcgaagttaaaaaaaagtttatgataAATGTCATAGAAATTACCTGGATTACAGGGGAAAGAAACTAGATGAACAGAGCCCATAAAAGGATAATGCAAAGCAACTGTAGCTTTGCCAAACGCTGATAACTCTATTGGTTCATCTTTGAAACAACCTCTGAAGTACTCTTGACATTTAACTAGAATATATAAACAATAGTTTGACATCAGGGCATGGGATTCTTTCCCTGCCGTTCCCAATTATCCAGTAATTTCTATTGTAGGAGGGATTcatagaagaatttttaaaaacacaatccAAAGAACTACAAACAGTGAGTATATTTTAACCAaaaaagggaagagggaggaggtatTATAAACTGTTGCCTTTCAAACTAACTTACAGACCCTTACTTACTGAAGAACCTGGCCCGAGACTGATTTAGTCCCAAAGTTACATGTAACTTACAAAAATGCAGACCAATTTGCTAGGCTTTGATGACCAAAATAAATGGGCtgttaaaaaaatgtattggtttaTAAAATAAACTGACCACAGTGTCTCTACCAGTGCCGTCCagaactttctgccataatgtaAAAGGATTTGATCTGCACTGTCCAttgtggtagccactagccacatgtgtgGCACATGTGACTGAGAAGGGGAATTTATAACTTGAACTAGTTTATATTTAAATGGCCACATCCATTTAATAGTAGGTATCCAGTGCCTACTGTACTGGATGGCATGGCATAGTTCACTGGCTATTAAACTAGGGAACACGGGAGCATCGCGGGCCCCATGAACTTGAGATTTCACCCAAAACTGGTTAAGTGTGTAAATCAATTTTCCTGGGGAAAACATCTGAAGGTTTCATCAGCTCTCAAAAGTGTCTGCTGAGCCCTTTCTGCTGACAAACACTGAGGTTCACAAAAATATGATATCCAGACTACTTTGGAAGGGAAACAATTCTGGCATATTAACCAAACGATCCTTacgaaaacaacagcaaacaaaatTAATGGGGCTTTACACAAACCTCTAGAATGCTGTGGTTTGGTCAGGCTGCAGCATTTTAAGGGATACATTAGAAAACTGGTGTCTACCAAGATAAAGGGAGCCTCAAAATCCAAAATTCTGGAAATTATATCCGGtattaaatgtttcattaaaCTGGAGATATTTCACAGGGAAAAGAGAAAGCCTTGATGGGCAGCATgtatcttccctggtagctcagctggtaaacaatctgcctgcaatgcaggagacctgggttcgatctctgtgttgggaagattccctggagaagggaaaggctacccactccagtattctggcctggagaattccatggactgtatagactatggggtcagaaagaatcagacatgaatgagcatctttcactttcacacatgacGTATATTATGATGTATTCCATTTAATTTAAAAGGGatctgttttgttgttcagtcgctgagtcatgtctgactcttggtgaccccatgaactgtagcacaccaggcttccttgtccttcattatcttccggagcttgctcagactcatgtccattgagttggtgatgccatccaatcatctcatcctctgtcatccctttctccttctgcccccagtcaGTCCCAGAATCAGGGATCTGTTTTAAGTTCTACATATATTCTTCTGTATTTTATTCTACTCAACTCCTACATGTATATGAACATTTCTCTGAcacattaaaaacaattaaagaCAATAATTTACTTTTCCTTGAGCAGTTTAAATAGCAATAAGTGGGTCAGAACACATATTGGGACACTGACACCATCCTGAcaccataaaataaaattcaatgtaTCGAGTTCTACTCTACTCAGTAGTAGGATGTTTTCTCACAGCCCTTCAATCCAACTTCCTTGTTAATAAGCTTTCACTGCCTTCCTGGGGACATACAGAAACCTTCCCCAGATATCTCCCTTCTTTTTCCTCTGCTCTTCCGACCAGGCTCCATTCCCTGCCCACCTGCCTCACGCGTGGCCTCTGTCTCTTGCTTTTCTGCACGATGTCTCTCCTAACCCTGGTGCAAGGTGGCAGCAAGACGGCCAAGACTAGAGGGACATGCTTTTCCGCGACAGAGTCTATTACAAGCAGGTGGACAGAGCTCAGGCAACAGAAGGCTCTTTGTGAAGCAGCGTAGGGGGTGATGGCTACACAGTCCATTCAGGGTGGAAAGAAAGACCTGTAGCCACCACCAACCCTGAGAGGGGAGAACGGCTGGTACAAAACACTTGAAGCCACAGGAGACGTCATTCACCTTCCTGCCATGCTCTCTGAAGGCCGCCGAACCCATTCCACGCGCTGCTGCTTTCTAAGCACCCTTACAACCCTGACGCGGGACGCAAAGCTCACTATACTGGGGCACACGGTCCTCCCCACCACATACTCTGGCTCTTTCGGCTTGCTTCCCCAGCTCCTCCAGCTTCTGCAGCAGCTCGCGGTTCTCCTCCTGTGCGGCCTTCAGCCGCTCCTCTGTGTCCCGGAGCAGCTTCTGGAGGTTCTGCAGGACTTCTTCGTGCTTGGCTCTGCTCTCAGAACTGGCTTCCTCGTACCTGGCTTTCAGATCTTGACACTCGTTGCGGCTCATTTCCATCTTCTTTTCCTGCAGATACCCCATGTCAGAAGGAAGTCACCTGGCCACAGCTGTCCTGCCAGCCACCCTCTCTGCCCCTGCTGGCCACCAGTCCCACTGGCTCCCTCTCTCCTTACCAGGTCTGACAGTCTTCTCAGcagttccttcttttcttcctcatgcTTTTTAGCTGCTTCTTGCTGACTCTGTTCGGCTTTGAGAGTTACTTCCCCAATACTTTTCTGCAGAAGGCTTGTATTTTCATTAGCCTTGGTGAGTTTCAGCTGTAATTCTTCTACATTTCTAGAAAGAATTTCAAAACGAAGCgtcagactttttaaaagagtACTTTAAATCCTAGAGTTACACTATAAAAGATAATGTTGATAATCATTGTCTTAATGATAAATGTCATGAGCAACAACATCTAGAAttagcaaacaaaaaaaacctggcTTGTCCTGAAGAATACATTTTAACGACTGTGATGGCTATAAATACCTTAGAGTAACAACTACTCTAAGTGTGAACGTTTATTATTTTATGTCCAGCTCAGACAGTAACGAATCAGCCTctaatggaggagacctgggttcgatccctgggttgggaagatcctctggaggagggcatggcaacccactccagtattcttgtctggagaatcccatggacagaggagcctggtgggctacagcccatagggtcgcagagagtcaaacacgactgaacacagcacagcacatacagaaagatgagagaaaggaagacagaaacatgagagaaaaggaaacgTATTAGAGGAAGTAAGTACTTAGAGGTTTCCAAATTTTAGCAGACTAGAATATGCAAGATTTATTTGGGTGCCGCTTCAGAATAcagatatgaaaataataaataatttgaagTTCTAGCTTAAAGATAACCTTGTGGTCCGATGAAGATGTATGAGGGCCATCAGCCTAGAAAGCGGGCTGTCTCATACATCAGAGGAGGGAAACTTGGATAGAAACACTGGATAAAACGCCGACAGAAATGGAACTTCTCCAAGGCTCTGGCCACAACCACCTTGCAGCTGTGCCCGCCTCCCGGCAAGTCTGACCAAAGTCGGCCAACCAAGGCCCAGGTGCCCATCACCACCACCGCGGACCCTGTGGGAGCGCTCAGctcaatgtttttgttgttgttattttttggccacacctcacgccatgtgggatcttaggtcccgaccagggatcaagcctgtgccccctgcaatggaagcgcaTTAAtggaagagtcttaaccaccagacaaCCAGGGAGACCCCCGCATGGCTGGATGTAAATGTAACTGCCAAGTGTTAACACTTTCAGAATCAGAAGTCTAATGGTGCTAACATGTCTTCTAAAAAATGTGccttataaaataaacattcgATTTTTATACAGCCATTAAAACAAATCAAAGCAACAAGAGCCTCAGAATAAAGACAAGGACAGAGATTTAATGTAAGAAGCTTTAGCACTGAGGAAGTACGGTGTAGTGATGAAGGGCAGCGAGGGTGCTGGGACCAGACTGCCTAGACTTGAAACCTCAGGCAAGTTGCCTAACCTCATTATGTCtcgatttctttttctttaatatggGAACAATAATACACTCACCTCGTGGGATTATGAGGAAAATACACTCTATACAAAGTGGTCAGCATACTATGTGGCATGTGGTCAGCCCTTCATAATCGTTATCTATCATTACACTGCAataggttaaaaatatttttaactgcctGTAAAAGATGTTACtgcctggacttccctgatggtccagtggctaagactcactctatgctctcaatgcagggggtctgggttcgatccctggtcaggaaactagattccataaGCCACAACTAatagttcacatgccacaattaagacccagcacagccaaattaataaataaaagaaaaaatttttttaaaaagatgttattGCCATTGGTAAACTACTGTCTTCCCCTTAGAAGGTTAAATAATTGATTCAAGAATACACTGAGACAATAAAGGACAAGAGACAGGCAACTTTTAAAACAGAACTATCCTGAAGAGTTTGGCTCTCCTCCCATCTAGACCTTCCTTGAGAGCCTAACCTAAAGCAGACGCTCTTATTAATACTTGTACACACCTTTCTTTCAGACGTAGTTCGTCGTTCATTTTTGTCAGCTGAGAAGAACTGTCTCCAGACATTTTCATTATTGCTGCAATGTCATTTTCCAGTTTCTCCTTCGCCTTTATCAGCTGCTCTTCCCTTTCATCCCTCTCTCTGAATTTTGCCTCCATatctgaatatacatatatatatagaaaaaaaatagagctgTTGTGTTATAACCAACAACAATGTATTAACTACATCCTGTATGCCAAAACTTGCTGTGGGAATATCTGTACGTAGCAATCCCTGCTCTCATGAAAATTATATTCTAGCAAAGAAGAGAGACAATTAACAAGAAAGAGAATCAATCATATATTAGAGAGTGGTAAGTGCTAAGAGGGGGAAAAGAATACAAGCAGAGACAGGAGCCAGGAAGGAAGCTGGGGAGTGTGAAATCTTAGAAAGAGCCTCTCTGAGACAGTGACATTTAAGTAAAACCCTAGGGGAAGTGAGGGAAGAGGAATGCAGGCAGAAGAAAGGCaggtacaaaggccctgaggcaggatcATGCTTCACAATCAAGTATCTCCAAGGAGGTAGATACGGCTGCAGTGGAAGGAACTTGGGGAAGAACAGCACGGGATGAAATCAGAAAGCTAACAGGACCTGATGGGAGTTAAGGACCACAGCTTTCACTCTGAGCAAGATGGGTGCCACTGGGCCACCTTGAGCAGAGATGTGACATGATCTGACTTGATGCTGAAAGCATCTCTTTGGCTGCTGTGCTAAGACTGAAGAGGGCAAGAGCAGAAGTGGGCAGCCAGGTGGCCAGCTGTTACTACAGCTTGGACTAAagatgctggctggctgggatgaAGGGTAGCACTGGGAGTGGTGAGGTGTGGTGGATTCTGACTTGTTTGAAAACAAAGCAGAGAGAATTTGCTGAGGTTTACAGACGTCCAACAAGTTTTTCATCACAAGGGAACACAATGAGAAAAGACGTTATGCTTGAACAGTAGATACATTGTAACCACACACTAAAATCATCTCAAATCCTAGGAAGCCTActatatttaatgtttataataaCCGGAGACGTGTTCTTACCTGTTACATTTTCTCTCAACTTCTCCAGTTCGGAAGACAGTGCGTTAAACTGTTCCTCTTTTTCGTGTAATTTATTTACAGTTTCTATTTGGGATTAAGTTTAAAGTTTAATACATCTCAGAGTTAATAAGCCACCTAAAGCTTGATTGTCTtataatcaaatcaaatcaaaagtTTGAGATTTGGAGTCACGTGAATACTAAAGAATCCCATTAGAAATCAAACCACTATATAATGAACCTAAAGAAGCAAGCAAGCAATTTTCTGTCTCCCCAGATCTGTAGATTAGGGAGGCACTGAACatccattctccagggatctCTTGCCTCCTTCCACTTAAAACTCAGTAGAGCTACCAATGACTGAAGCTTAAGTAAGATGATACTTTACCCAAGTACATCTACATTTTAGCCAGAGTCAAGCTTTAggtcaaaaagaagaaagaattaatgGGAGTCAACCTGACCACCCAGAGTTCATTACTGGAAATATCATGGACACGATCCATTCAAATATCTGTGTtggtattaaaaaaatcatacaccatgaccaagtgggctttaccccaagaatgcaaggattctttaatatccgcaaatcaatcaatgtaacacaccacattaacaaattggaagataaaaaccatatgattatctcaatagatgcagagaaagcctttgacaaaattcaacactcatttatgattaaaactctccagaaagcaggaatagaaggaacatacctcaacataataaaagctatatatgacaaacccacagcaagcatcaccctcaatggtgaaaaattgaaagcatttcctctgaaatcaggaacaagacaaggatgcccactctcaccactactattcaacatagtgttggaagttttggccacagcaatcagagcagaaaaagacgtaaaaggaatccagataggaaaagaagaagtgaaactctcactgtttacagatgacatgatcctctacatagaaaaccctaaagactcttccagaaaattactagagctaatcaatgaatatagtaaagttgcaggatataaaattaacacacagaaatctcttgcattcctatatactaacaatgaaaaaacagaaagagaaattaaggaaacaataccattcaccattgcaacaaaaagaataaaatacttaggagtatatctacctaaagaaacgaaagatctatacatagaaaactataaaacactgatgaaagaaatcaaagaggaaaccaacagatggagaaacataccgtgt is from Muntiacus reevesi chromosome 13, mMunRee1.1, whole genome shotgun sequence and encodes:
- the LOC136146114 gene encoding CAP-Gly domain-containing linker protein 1-like, with product MNQLRRMVRVADREKVELLNQLEEEKRKVEDLQFRVEEELITKGDLETQTKLEHARIKELEQSLLFEKTRADKLQRELEDTRVATVSEKSRIMELEKDLAWRVQEVAELRRRLESNKPAGDVDMSLSLLQEISTLQEKLEVTHSDHQKEVACLREHFGAREETHQKELKALQATTETLFKENESLKSKLDHANKENSDVIALWKSKLETAIASHQQAMEELKVSFSKGVGTETAEFAELKTQIEKMRLDHQQEIEKLQNKQDSERSAHTKELEALKSKLMQVIKEKENSLEAIQSKLDKAEDQHLVEMEDTLNKLQEAELKVKELEVLQAKCNEQTKVIDHFTSQLKAAEEKLLDLDAVKKASSEGKLEIENVRQQLEAAEKQIKNLESEKDAESGKASSITKELQGKELMLNNLQENLSEVSRVKEALEKELQTLKEKFADASEEAVSSQRSMQETVNKLHEKEEQFNALSSELEKLRENVTDMEAKFRERDEREEQLIKAKEKLENDIAAIMKMSGDSSSQLTKMNDELRLKERNVEELQLKLTKANENTSLLQKSIGEVTLKAEQSQQEAAKKHEEEKKELLRRLSDLEKKMEMSRNECQDLKARYEEASSESRAKHEEVLQNLQKLLRDTEERLKAAQEENRELLQKLEELGKQAERARSLTYLLTSAQREIELMSEELRGLKSEKQLLTQEGNALKLEKGSLLSKLVELEAKITLLQEDQQKLWSVNETLNLEKEKVWEEKQDTEKLYQQEQLDKAALAVEREKLLKEIDIAQEELLKINTENESLQASEASLQAFTKELQFSKDILMVESQKCREEKDRLENRIKKLVTENLALAKDKDEIIQQLQSSYEELVKDQKSLVQEIEDLTIEKKSTLEKQSGLDNMCIALKVERDHLLQSSKDLQFEKDMLLQDQEKLNTSLETALQVKHLLSTEAGELRTQLEEASKALRKAELEILQLQATNMSLTNLLEEIKTSREITDSECIQLLHEKETLTSSERRLLAEKEELLNENRLISEKLSKYSEESAHIEMNLNEKITYLTSEKELVCQKITRLKKQQDNLLKEKSVLEIQNGELLVERENSKKAMEDLRKKYDQESANRRIVVHEKMKLLSNLEALKKELQEREKENQALTATKCDLSLMLKEAQNAKKMLEKEHTDLLQAKESLNAELKACCSEKTILLRDGLNLQEECQKLNEKIHTMQQSLVLEKEARMQDQESSLYESNKLLGRVALLEQEVEKLRTCTQELQSENCTLIRDKTNSDQKVADIIKEKELLSAETARLAANIETLKSDFAALSKSKLELQELHDYLTKMLGDLQLNHEVTLAEQAKVTQDNRNLLAEKREMMLEKDELLKEKEKLAESYFFLQKEISQLAKINSHISANLLESQNENRILRKDKSKLTLKIRELETLQSFTAAQTAEDAMQIMEQMTKEKIETLSSLEDSKQTNEKLQNELDTLEENNLKNVEELNTSKELLTVENQKIEEFKKEIETLKQAAAQKSQQLSALQEENVKLNEELGRSRDEVTSHQKLEEERSVLNNQLLEMKKRESTLIKDADEEKASLQKSIGITSALLTEKDAELEKLRNEVTVLRGENASAKSLHSVVQSLESDKVKLELKVKNLELQLKENKRQLSSSSGNTDTQAEEDERAQECQIDFLNSEIVDLQRKNQDLKMKVEMMSEAALSGNGDDLNNYDSDDQEKQSKKKPRLFCDICDCFDLHDTEDCPTQAQMSEDPPHSTHHGSRSEERPYCEICETFGHWATDCNDDETF